From one Actinomycetes bacterium genomic stretch:
- a CDS encoding carboxymuconolactone decarboxylase family protein: MLDRDQGYLIKRLKIMEKEFGEKLYTVKKSYRIFYDGLRTIKYMVRAKRNAELSTLLLERVMTAVTKVNGCPLCSYAHTRMALEVGISSQEIQSMFSGVFKDYNYPQKLDKK; encoded by the coding sequence TTGTTAGATAGAGATCAAGGATACCTAATCAAAAGGTTGAAGATAATGGAAAAAGAGTTTGGCGAAAAATTATATACGGTTAAAAAATCATACCGGATATTTTATGACGGCTTGCGTACCATCAAATATATGGTCAGGGCAAAACGGAACGCTGAGTTAAGCACTTTGCTTCTGGAAAGAGTAATGACTGCAGTTACCAAGGTAAATGGCTGCCCCTTATGTTCTTATGCCCATACCCGGATGGCGCTGGAGGTAGGAATAAGCAGCCAGGAAATTCAGAGTATGTTTTCGGGGGTATTCAAAGATTATAATTACCCCCAAAAACTGGATAAAAAATGA
- a CDS encoding cyclase family protein, producing MLIDITLKVTPEMMDHTHKNEKKSFDGHMGTHFDVMDQEFPLEYTKRDAVVFDVSKTGDREIETDDIDPARVKAGMFVAFYTGFIERVGYGSKTYFSQHPQLSMDLIDKLLKKNISIIGVDFAGMRRGEEHSPKDQYCAQQGVFIIENLCNLKTLLGRSKHARFVAHTYPLNYAGMTGLPCRVVAQK from the coding sequence TTGCTGATTGATATTACCTTAAAGGTAACCCCCGAAATGATGGACCATACCCATAAGAATGAAAAAAAATCTTTTGACGGTCATATGGGAACCCACTTTGATGTTATGGACCAGGAGTTTCCATTAGAATATACAAAAAGAGACGCGGTTGTATTTGACGTAAGTAAAACTGGTGACCGGGAAATTGAAACAGATGACATTGATCCAGCCCGGGTCAAAGCGGGCATGTTTGTAGCTTTTTATACCGGGTTTATAGAAAGGGTGGGATATGGCTCAAAAACTTATTTTTCTCAGCACCCCCAGTTATCTATGGATTTGATTGATAAATTGCTGAAAAAAAATATCTCCATCATTGGTGTTGATTTTGCCGGGATGCGCAGGGGAGAAGAGCATTCTCCCAAAGACCAGTACTGCGCCCAGCAGGGCGTGTTCATTATCGAAAACCTTTGTAATTTAAAAACCCTGCTTGGCAGAAGCAAACATGCCCGGTTTGTCGCCCATACATATCCCTTAAATTACGCTGGCATGACCGGCCTTCCCTGCAGGGTGGTTGCCCAAAAATAA
- the tig gene encoding trigger factor, with translation MKKIKLMLIPILAVALLLITFAGCSSSDGEFSYSSGITDDGFWKGITALDHVELGKYEGISIPQEVYQVSEESVQAEIDGILANFTSQNQITDREVMEGDTVNIDYTGSVDGQNFEGGSTEGMGTEVTIGVTSYIEGFLEQLVGHSPGESFDIEVTFPQDYGNPELDGKDAVFAITINHIVETETPELTDDFVADNLSLSYGWNTVEEMETDIRDNLQSSAISYYIQEYIVDNADIKSIPETLVEYQEKSLILYYQDSAEYYEMEFDEFLTNYMNVSSTDELLETFAEDNRENAKFYLIIQAIAEDAGISVTDEDLNSYFTDHIGAEDYAEYEENFGIPYLKLIVLNQKVLDYLGDKAVLE, from the coding sequence ATGAAAAAAATAAAATTGATGTTAATACCGATTCTGGCTGTGGCCCTTTTGCTTATTACCTTTGCCGGTTGCTCTAGCAGCGACGGGGAGTTTTCCTATAGTAGCGGGATTACCGATGATGGATTCTGGAAAGGCATCACTGCACTGGATCATGTAGAGCTGGGTAAATATGAAGGGATATCCATCCCCCAAGAGGTGTACCAGGTATCAGAAGAATCTGTCCAGGCAGAGATTGATGGCATTCTGGCTAATTTCACTTCCCAGAATCAAATAACAGACCGCGAAGTTATGGAAGGTGATACTGTTAATATTGATTATACCGGTAGTGTTGACGGCCAGAATTTTGAAGGCGGCAGTACTGAGGGTATGGGTACCGAGGTTACCATTGGGGTAACAAGTTATATAGAGGGCTTCCTGGAGCAGCTTGTTGGCCACAGTCCGGGTGAATCATTTGATATAGAAGTTACTTTCCCCCAGGATTACGGTAACCCCGAACTTGATGGCAAAGATGCTGTTTTTGCCATAACCATAAACCATATAGTGGAAACGGAAACCCCGGAATTGACCGATGATTTTGTTGCTGATAATCTTTCTTTATCTTATGGCTGGAACACAGTTGAGGAAATGGAAACTGATATCAGGGATAATCTGCAAAGTTCGGCAATATCCTATTATATACAGGAATATATTGTAGACAATGCTGACATTAAATCCATTCCTGAAACCCTGGTTGAGTATCAGGAAAAATCCTTAATCCTTTACTATCAGGATTCTGCTGAGTATTACGAGATGGAATTTGATGAATTCTTGACCAATTATATGAATGTCTCCTCTACCGACGAGCTGCTTGAAACATTTGCTGAAGATAACAGGGAAAATGCTAAATTCTATCTTATCATTCAGGCCATTGCTGAAGATGCTGGTATTTCAGTTACCGATGAGGACCTGAACTCCTATTTTACCGACCATATAGGAGCAGAGGACTATGCGGAATATGAGGAAAATTTTGGTATACCCTATCTTAAGTTAATTGTGTTAAATCAGAAAGTCCTGGATTATCTTGGTGATAAAGCTGTTCTGGAATAA
- a CDS encoding staygreen family protein, protein MSEFDPRKLHITFIDKKNSENSISPRSYTLTHSDITGDLFLSIGPGFDYRKFSSLYSKLMRDEVLGKWQGLGQTGLNIYCLVSGGIAIGPAKWRESIFRQHMNMVLKAICYGDRVFLAENRDFLWAPIYVHFLIRNKKTNSMEKWGIISDFMPKN, encoded by the coding sequence ATGTCTGAATTTGATCCCAGAAAACTTCATATTACTTTTATTGATAAGAAAAATTCTGAAAATTCAATATCTCCGCGTAGTTACACTCTTACTCATTCTGATATTACTGGCGACCTTTTTCTTTCAATAGGACCGGGTTTTGACTACAGAAAATTTTCAAGTCTTTATTCTAAACTGATGCGTGATGAGGTTTTAGGAAAATGGCAAGGATTGGGCCAAACAGGATTAAATATATATTGCCTGGTAAGCGGCGGAATAGCTATAGGTCCCGCAAAATGGCGGGAGTCCATATTCAGGCAGCATATGAACATGGTTCTAAAAGCTATTTGTTATGGTGACAGGGTATTCCTTGCAGAAAACCGGGATTTTTTATGGGCACCCATTTATGTTCACTTTCTTATCAGGAACAAAAAAACCAACAGTATGGAGAAATGGGGCATTATCAGTGATTTTATGCCCAAGAATTAA
- a CDS encoding DMT family transporter, whose translation MKKNGFRIEYLLMIIVSFFWAIGHPLGKIVTRSLHPYQVAAVNLTIGFVAVVIFLLISGKIKKLSKLSPRDIMISLGLGVFGFFFYQILTFSALSKIPASINAVLISSNVIFIAILAAPILKERIGLSTKIGIGLAAIGVVLVTFNQGFSLNLSGTDMDLMAFLDPLLAALSFALYSVIGKKLLANNDPLIVAALALFSGAVLLNILTAFTVGYTQIFTASRTELGILIILGLTMIGIAYPLWFTCLKKLPASHVSIYIYLTPVFAVVLSLIILKESFSWLFWVGAVLILAGIIVTNQLKFKNAE comes from the coding sequence ATGAAAAAAAATGGTTTTCGCATTGAATATTTATTAATGATTATAGTCTCCTTTTTCTGGGCTATAGGACACCCTCTGGGGAAAATCGTTACCAGGAGCCTGCACCCTTATCAGGTGGCCGCGGTTAATCTGACTATTGGATTTGTGGCAGTGGTGATATTTTTGCTTATTTCAGGCAAGATAAAAAAACTATCCAAGCTCTCTCCCAGGGATATAATGATCTCTCTGGGGCTGGGCGTATTTGGATTTTTTTTCTACCAGATCCTCACTTTTAGCGCCCTTTCCAAAATTCCCGCCTCTATTAATGCGGTACTCATTTCCAGTAATGTAATCTTTATAGCCATACTGGCAGCACCCATATTAAAGGAACGTATAGGCCTTAGTACCAAGATAGGTATAGGCCTGGCTGCAATAGGTGTAGTTCTGGTTACCTTTAACCAGGGCTTTTCATTGAATTTGAGCGGTACCGATATGGATTTAATGGCCTTTCTGGACCCCCTGCTGGCCGCATTATCCTTTGCCCTGTATTCAGTAATTGGCAAGAAACTTTTGGCTAACAACGACCCCCTTATAGTGGCTGCCCTGGCTCTGTTCTCAGGAGCGGTACTGTTAAATATACTGACTGCTTTTACCGTGGGCTACACCCAGATTTTCACAGCCAGCCGGACCGAATTGGGTATATTAATTATATTGGGGCTTACTATGATTGGAATAGCTTATCCCCTATGGTTTACCTGCCTTAAAAAGCTGCCTGCCTCCCATGTTTCCATTTACATATATCTGACACCAGTTTTTGCGGTAGTGCTTTCTTTAATAATTCTAAAAGAAAGTTTTTCCTGGTTATTTTGGGTAGGTGCGGTACTTATCCTGGCAGGAATAATTGTAACCAACCAGTTAAAATTTAAGAATGCAGAATAG
- a CDS encoding DegV family protein, with protein MKINIKEIKVHNAKYMFMKCGCRPWAGLEAYWLAASGDIYMGVPACTLTDDGYIGMFKNTKHWENAKRLAVKSMGDYISGKGKLTVVLSDANAKQDVVEVEDKIKKIYCPKTMMKVKIGIVVGAHVGTGIGITFYEE; from the coding sequence TTGAAAATTAACATTAAAGAAATAAAAGTACACAATGCAAAATATATGTTTATGAAATGCGGCTGCAGACCGTGGGCAGGGTTAGAAGCATACTGGCTAGCGGCAAGCGGAGATATTTATATGGGTGTACCGGCTTGTACCTTAACTGATGATGGATATATAGGAATGTTTAAAAATACCAAACATTGGGAAAATGCAAAAAGACTGGCCGTAAAATCAATGGGAGATTATATTTCAGGGAAAGGGAAGCTTACAGTAGTTCTATCTGATGCCAATGCAAAACAGGATGTAGTCGAAGTAGAAGATAAGATAAAGAAAATTTACTGCCCCAAGACCATGATGAAGGTAAAAATTGGAATAGTGGTTGGGGCTCATGTGGGTACCGGGATAGGAATTACATTTTATGAAGAATAA
- a CDS encoding SDR family oxidoreductase, with protein MIKNMKDAFSVKGKNVLVTGGNRGIGEGIVQAFAQSEANVAIMARDKQKGLEVISDIQKYGGRYLFLQGDVTCKEDCRKTVKSVNKEWGTLDILVNNAGICRHKRSFDLGPDFKDWYDVIDVNLNGLFLMCYHAAEIMKEQGGGSIINITSISAHIVNVPQWQCSYNASKAAAEHLVESLAVEWAPYHIRLNAIEPGYTATELLDLDNERTRKWYKYWREACPTDRFLTPIEIGALCVYLGSDAADYCRGSVFEIDGGYRLPR; from the coding sequence TTGATCAAAAACATGAAAGATGCATTCAGTGTAAAAGGTAAAAATGTACTGGTAACCGGAGGCAACCGGGGGATAGGTGAAGGCATAGTTCAGGCTTTTGCGCAATCAGAGGCTAATGTAGCTATTATGGCCAGAGATAAGCAAAAAGGGCTGGAAGTTATTTCCGATATCCAGAAATATGGCGGCAGGTACCTATTTCTTCAGGGAGATGTGACCTGTAAAGAAGATTGCCGCAAAACTGTAAAATCAGTGAACAAAGAATGGGGCACCCTGGATATCCTGGTCAATAATGCCGGTATATGCAGGCATAAGCGCTCTTTTGACCTGGGCCCGGATTTCAAGGACTGGTATGATGTAATTGATGTAAACTTAAATGGACTGTTTCTCATGTGCTACCATGCAGCAGAGATTATGAAGGAGCAGGGAGGAGGCAGTATTATTAATATCACCTCTATTTCCGCCCATATAGTAAATGTACCCCAGTGGCAATGTTCATATAATGCCTCCAAGGCAGCGGCAGAACACCTGGTAGAAAGCCTGGCTGTTGAATGGGCTCCTTACCATATCCGCCTTAATGCCATAGAGCCCGGATATACAGCCACTGAACTTTTGGACCTGGATAATGAGAGAACCCGTAAATGGTATAAATACTGGAGAGAGGCCTGCCCTACCGACCGTTTTCTTACTCCTATAGAAATAGGGGCCCTGTGCGTCTACCTGGGTTCAGATGCGGCCGATTACTGCCGGGGCTCTGTGTTTGAAATAGATGGAGGGTACCGTTTGCCCAGGTAG
- a CDS encoding class I SAM-dependent methyltransferase, translating to MVDDLNLKPGDTVLDLGCGPGLWTSLLAEKVGPAGRVVGLDSDTDFIRYASENITDLYEQTIEFHKGDFRSIPFEDDSFDLVLFGNCFSYVADHQKVFEEQKRMT from the coding sequence GTGGTTGACGATTTGAACCTTAAACCGGGTGATACTGTACTGGACCTGGGTTGTGGGCCAGGGCTATGGACGTCTCTGCTGGCTGAAAAGGTAGGCCCGGCCGGTCGGGTTGTTGGTCTTGACAGCGATACGGATTTCATCAGGTATGCTTCGGAAAACATCACAGATTTGTATGAGCAAACTATTGAATTTCATAAAGGTGACTTCCGTTCGATCCCATTCGAAGATGACAGCTTTGATCTGGTTTTATTTGGAAACTGTTTTTCTTATGTTGCAGATCATCAGAAGGTCTTTGAAGAGCAAAAACGGATGACATAA
- a CDS encoding zinc-ribbon domain-containing protein, giving the protein MYCPSCGKKIIEDSKYCKHCGYSLTNTSSELSENKTVDKNNNRGKKNYFSIFFITLISVAFVAVSVILTFYILNNINKIEPVEADNEVIETKTIDTETIVDDSSDAQQNEIDENTSEENSILPKEDLSQKQQELVTFLGYPDEFLVIFDEGNNNARVEDWIYAGIERYFIFNNGDYEGGDYIILEDIIDDNLEIKPEDFTFGLSSKQVGAILGEEDEIIVDTNTGLKIINYAGGLVICTFNSDDKLINVSRKKDKI; this is encoded by the coding sequence ATGTATTGTCCAAGTTGTGGAAAAAAAATAATTGAGGATTCCAAATACTGTAAGCATTGTGGTTATAGCTTAACAAATACCTCATCAGAACTTTCTGAAAATAAAACTGTTGATAAAAATAATAACCGGGGTAAAAAGAATTATTTTAGTATATTTTTTATTACATTAATTTCAGTAGCTTTTGTTGCTGTTTCGGTAATTTTAACCTTTTATATTTTAAACAATATAAATAAAATAGAACCAGTAGAAGCCGATAATGAAGTAATAGAAACAAAAACCATTGATACCGAAACAATAGTAGATGATTCTTCCGATGCCCAACAAAATGAAATAGACGAAAACACTTCAGAAGAAAATAGCATTTTGCCAAAGGAAGACTTGAGCCAAAAGCAGCAGGAACTTGTTACCTTCTTAGGATATCCAGATGAATTTTTAGTAATATTTGATGAAGGCAATAATAATGCTAGGGTTGAGGATTGGATATATGCAGGAATTGAAAGATATTTTATTTTTAATAATGGGGATTACGAAGGCGGAGATTATATTATTCTGGAAGATATTATTGATGATAATTTAGAAATAAAACCGGAAGATTTTACCTTTGGGCTGAGCTCTAAGCAGGTAGGGGCAATTCTAGGAGAAGAAGATGAAATAATTGTGGATACAAATACAGGTTTAAAAATTATTAATTATGCTGGAGGCCTTGTAATATGTACCTTTAATTCTGATGATAAATTAATAAATGTCTCCAGAAAGAAGGATAAAATTTAA